Proteins from a genomic interval of Aquabacterium sp. J223:
- a CDS encoding helix-turn-helix transcriptional regulator, with translation MVVDSRRRWQSPYRQVVCAEEGDRSVIASVVPINQEFGADDRLALLILGRRRPVQPLAVDWFARCNGLTPSETRVLTMLCSGLSPHDIAKENGVAVSDHQDAGGQHSDENRDPQHARSRRQSGRTRRRWSGFTRTVS, from the coding sequence TTGGTCGTCGACTCGCGGCGGCGTTGGCAAAGCCCGTACCGGCAAGTGGTATGTGCCGAGGAGGGCGATCGATCGGTGATTGCCAGTGTGGTGCCCATCAATCAGGAATTCGGTGCCGACGACCGGTTGGCGCTGTTAATCCTCGGCCGTCGCCGACCCGTTCAGCCGCTGGCCGTCGACTGGTTTGCACGGTGCAATGGCCTAACGCCGTCAGAGACCCGCGTGCTGACGATGCTGTGCTCTGGCTTATCGCCTCACGACATTGCGAAGGAGAACGGCGTCGCGGTGTCAGACCATCAGGACGCAGGTGGCCAGCATTCGGACGAAAACCGCGACCCGCAGCATGCGCGATCTCGTCGCCAAAGTGGCCGCACTCGCCGCCGATGGTCGGGCTTCACCAGAACGGTGTCTTGA
- a CDS encoding response regulator, producing MSNLVDWGSKLQRVLMVDDHVMILQAIRSSLLESAPGLEIDMASSFGKALQAVGEKTYELVILDWHLPDGKGVDTVRQLHDSGCTARVVILSGDASTERILLALQAGAAGFIPKTYDMALLAAALGVVIHGGVFLPPEVLGHAGRLPAATDARAIGDPIANPLKQADPQHASAKRGASATEPAAAALVELDARFPSLTGRQLAVFRAAMRGLSNKLIARELGIAESTVKTHLSAVFASLNVSNRTQAVLLASREGFRVA from the coding sequence ATGTCAAACCTGGTCGACTGGGGCTCGAAACTCCAACGAGTGCTGATGGTGGACGACCACGTCATGATCCTGCAGGCAATCAGGTCCTCGCTTCTGGAGTCGGCTCCTGGCCTGGAAATCGACATGGCGTCGAGTTTTGGGAAGGCACTGCAGGCGGTCGGCGAAAAGACCTACGAGCTGGTGATCCTCGATTGGCATCTGCCCGATGGCAAGGGCGTCGATACCGTTCGCCAACTTCATGACTCGGGTTGCACCGCAAGGGTAGTGATCCTTTCGGGTGATGCCTCCACCGAAAGAATACTTCTGGCGCTCCAGGCAGGAGCGGCCGGCTTCATACCGAAGACCTACGACATGGCTTTGCTGGCGGCAGCGCTCGGCGTCGTGATTCACGGCGGCGTATTCCTTCCGCCAGAAGTGCTGGGGCATGCCGGCAGGCTGCCCGCGGCCACAGATGCCCGCGCCATCGGCGACCCGATCGCTAATCCCTTGAAGCAAGCAGATCCGCAGCACGCGTCTGCGAAACGCGGCGCCAGTGCCACCGAACCTGCTGCGGCCGCGTTGGTCGAGCTGGACGCGCGGTTTCCATCGCTGACCGGACGCCAATTGGCTGTATTCCGGGCAGCGATGCGCGGACTCAGCAACAAGCTGATCGCCCGTGAACTGGGCATTGCAGAGTCGACCGTCAAAACGCATTTGTCGGCTGTGTTCGCCAGCCTCAACGTGTCCAACCGGACGCAGGCCGTGTTGCTCGCTTCCCGGGAGGGCTTTCGTGTGGCTTGA
- a CDS encoding sensor histidine kinase KdpD: MFDQWLHSANAPGPDLGGDISALEEQVAHEKLRLIVDQARRVRWSILLLDLYIVWLMADIGQGWIAAVMVALHQAMHMWRWSIPRRYLARGGSALQTERHLEVVTSLTGVVRGLIAVPLFLQPVGITHYICTTVLVGQMAGATGSMVGLTRGFALWAAAMSVPTIIGWLLQGTSQTVPIGLLMVLLMAALVAVVREGAGTMHKVLSLRRQMESIAESLRHERDRAEEASRAKTRFFAAANHDLRQPLQALRYQVAQLQRWARSPPVNPKVVDLGETLAQSLDDSEKLLEGLLDISRLDAGSVPVRLRSLDVASVVEAVRMQFAAQAVAAGLDLETWVETTSADEKRATLWVNADRDHLLRILGNLVGNALKFTTAGQVRVRAGLEMGHVELSEAPAAGDVGDAAPRIVFSVEDTGPGIADEELPRIFEEFYQVGNQARDRHQGLGLGLSIVRRLVHRMEGTVSVQSTVGAGTTFRVLLPVATQPPVNCSSRRRRLKGSQPTPWMRESWWLTTIPCCSVPFPGCLTTSAATCDPPSTGPTPSPMSRPALGPRSSCLTTV, translated from the coding sequence TTGTTCGATCAATGGCTCCATTCCGCAAACGCACCCGGCCCAGACCTGGGCGGCGACATTTCCGCCCTAGAGGAACAGGTTGCTCACGAGAAGCTGCGGCTGATCGTCGACCAGGCCCGAAGGGTCCGGTGGTCCATCCTGCTGCTGGACCTGTACATCGTGTGGCTGATGGCGGATATCGGACAGGGCTGGATCGCCGCCGTGATGGTGGCCTTGCACCAGGCCATGCACATGTGGCGCTGGAGCATTCCCCGCCGCTACCTCGCACGTGGAGGCTCCGCCCTTCAGACCGAGCGACACCTGGAGGTGGTGACATCGCTGACCGGCGTGGTGCGCGGGTTGATCGCGGTTCCTCTCTTCCTGCAACCTGTCGGCATCACCCACTACATCTGCACCACTGTGCTGGTCGGGCAGATGGCAGGCGCCACCGGCTCCATGGTGGGACTGACCCGAGGTTTCGCCTTATGGGCGGCCGCGATGAGCGTGCCGACGATCATCGGTTGGCTGCTGCAGGGCACCTCCCAAACCGTCCCCATCGGCTTGCTGATGGTCTTGCTGATGGCGGCGCTGGTCGCGGTGGTCAGGGAGGGTGCCGGCACCATGCACAAGGTCCTGTCGCTGCGCCGGCAGATGGAATCCATCGCCGAATCGCTGCGCCATGAGCGGGATCGGGCGGAAGAGGCCAGCCGCGCCAAGACCCGTTTCTTCGCTGCGGCCAATCACGACCTGCGACAGCCGCTTCAAGCCCTCCGATACCAGGTGGCGCAGCTTCAACGGTGGGCGCGCAGCCCGCCGGTGAACCCGAAGGTGGTAGATCTTGGTGAGACGTTGGCGCAGTCGTTGGACGACAGCGAGAAATTGCTGGAGGGACTGCTCGACATCTCGCGCCTGGATGCGGGATCGGTGCCGGTTCGGCTCCGATCGCTGGACGTTGCCTCCGTCGTCGAGGCCGTCCGCATGCAGTTCGCGGCGCAGGCGGTTGCGGCAGGGCTGGATCTTGAGACCTGGGTCGAGACAACGTCCGCTGACGAGAAGCGCGCCACGCTGTGGGTGAACGCCGATCGGGATCACCTGCTGCGGATTCTCGGCAACCTGGTCGGCAACGCATTGAAGTTCACCACCGCCGGACAGGTGCGGGTCCGGGCAGGGCTTGAAATGGGGCACGTCGAGCTGTCCGAGGCGCCCGCTGCCGGTGACGTCGGTGACGCGGCGCCCCGCATCGTCTTCAGCGTCGAAGACACCGGGCCGGGGATTGCTGACGAGGAACTGCCGCGCATCTTTGAAGAGTTCTACCAGGTCGGCAACCAGGCGCGGGACCGCCATCAAGGCCTGGGGCTTGGCCTTTCCATCGTGCGACGACTGGTGCATCGCATGGAGGGCACGGTGTCGGTCCAAAGCACCGTGGGCGCGGGGACAACCTTCCGTGTGTTGTTGCCAGTCGCCACGCAACCCCCAGTGAACTGCAGCTCCCGCCGACGACGGCTGAAGGGGTCGCAGCCGACGCCTTGGATGCGCGAGTCCTGGTGGTTGACGACGATCCCATGTTGCTCCGTTCCCTTTCCGGGCTGCTTAACGACCTCGGCTGCGACGTGCGATCCGCCATCGACGGGACCGACGCCGTCGCCCATGTCGAGGCCGGCTTTAGGCCCGAGATCCTCCTGCTTGACCACCGTTTGA
- a CDS encoding response regulator: MLNDLGCDVRSAIDGTDAVAHVEAGFRPEILLLDHRLTEETGLEVLDRLRQRLDEVPAILLTGDTTPQLEQGADDGRFLVLHKPVSPSRLVALVRATIGVEREDHPRSSQP, from the coding sequence CTGCTTAACGACCTCGGCTGCGACGTGCGATCCGCCATCGACGGGACCGACGCCGTCGCCCATGTCGAGGCCGGCTTTAGGCCCGAGATCCTCCTGCTTGACCACCGTTTGACCGAAGAGACGGGGCTGGAAGTGCTCGACAGGCTCCGGCAGCGGCTGGACGAGGTGCCGGCGATCCTGCTGACAGGCGACACCACGCCGCAGTTGGAGCAAGGCGCCGACGATGGCCGGTTCCTTGTGCTGCACAAGCCGGTGAGCCCGTCCCGCCTCGTGGCGCTGGTGCGCGCCACCATCGGCGTGGAGCGCGAGGATCACCCACGGTCCTCGCAGCCATGA
- a CDS encoding GMC oxidoreductase, which yields MEVLLDDSRHLDLTRPIDVLIVGSGYGGSVAAARLSAMAAADTTQRLRVVVLERGDEFLPGAFPDRFEQLIPQTRIERPLKQGQAIDEAQQGLDHALFDIRLSDEVTAIVGNGLGGGSLINAGVVERPEAAVFDRDLWPTALRTPARAGDATALDGAFASVERMLGAGPFVPTPAKSSALVDDLDPLSRAAGATPRVRPPNVAVTQGTPQPAPVPLTLPNSAGVRQAPCTRCGNCITGCNFAAKNTLPMNYLALAWQQGAELYTGATVLAVEPSSTDEPGWVVTLRRTHDRRERDVPGSVHRLTARRVVLCAGTFGTPQILHQSLSTEAGRRALGHLDPGSGGQLGKGVSCNGDGIAAIHAQAREMEVGSQGTDPLRSGSGRATVGPTATGMIDLRTRRSLSDRRSLRDRFIIQDGAVPYPFARLFEEAVTTFSAAHATADWNMRGETDAAIDDPLALNSHKQQRTQFLLLMGHDDAGWHMQFTSSATRAGDGRHTVALTRVSLAPRQEEPSFKTERCRQNDVDKVVSALARGRFGGRYVPNPLWSPAPADLLDATKSSQQLPSGEKAVAPVLAERSVTVHPLGGCRMADSAERGVVNSIGQVFSSAVGTDVHDSLVVLDGSIVPTSLGINPLLTIAALADRACDALAQTWGLTQQANPPAKPPPQLPPPVAPLPWRRVPTAVRFRESMTGGLQLTVDPVPAWTDAPSANVRRDVRATLTVSAEVDDLEDLLRDPRHAVSRATAELDLLWFTASLPTPDAQRRETARVKVAIPTVSVTLLEPLPSNREERVWRAMRHWLHSRGRAELHDWIVQQGLRRRALRLLLWMLSLESRSARQSILFAVEKLPLPPFLGRSLQKTLVGLLKVASHHGEARVLRYDLGTVAPPAGVAWPFSGPVRILTAKRVHYGDGPGYRQRPSTGALDPWLPPRVPTHFWRALHELHVLVIAEGSQGEAISADDWPVDQWPADIRRQDWRVLGRGTWTVNNLPLLTTDMPQLRDHATLADAWVDTASLAAFVARCFLQSSFWRLRLPHYPTPLPSAPNPPAQRLHAGGRPDAGSAARADARHGHRPLCRGRLARRANHPDVRAHGQGQAGQDRADAL from the coding sequence GTGGAGGTTCTGCTTGACGACAGCAGACACCTCGACCTGACCCGGCCAATCGACGTGCTGATCGTCGGTAGCGGTTACGGCGGATCGGTCGCGGCGGCGCGTTTATCTGCCATGGCGGCGGCGGACACGACGCAACGGCTGCGCGTGGTGGTGCTCGAGCGTGGCGATGAGTTTTTGCCGGGCGCCTTCCCCGACCGGTTCGAGCAACTGATCCCCCAGACTCGCATTGAGCGGCCGTTGAAGCAGGGGCAGGCCATTGATGAGGCGCAGCAGGGCCTTGATCACGCCTTGTTCGACATTCGCCTGAGCGATGAGGTCACAGCCATCGTTGGCAACGGCCTGGGCGGTGGGTCGTTGATCAATGCCGGCGTTGTGGAGCGTCCAGAGGCAGCCGTTTTCGACCGTGACCTCTGGCCGACCGCTTTGCGTACTCCCGCTCGCGCCGGCGATGCGACGGCCTTGGACGGGGCGTTCGCCTCGGTGGAGCGCATGCTGGGTGCCGGGCCCTTCGTGCCGACGCCTGCCAAGTCCAGCGCATTGGTCGATGACCTTGACCCGTTGTCCCGGGCCGCCGGTGCAACGCCACGCGTTCGCCCACCGAACGTTGCCGTCACGCAAGGCACGCCTCAGCCTGCACCGGTGCCGCTCACACTGCCTAACTCGGCGGGCGTCCGGCAGGCGCCTTGCACGCGGTGCGGCAACTGCATCACCGGTTGCAACTTCGCCGCCAAGAACACCCTGCCCATGAACTACCTCGCCCTTGCCTGGCAGCAGGGGGCAGAGCTGTACACCGGCGCCACGGTGCTGGCGGTCGAGCCTTCGTCGACAGACGAGCCCGGGTGGGTGGTCACTCTGCGCCGAACGCATGACCGGCGCGAGCGCGATGTCCCCGGCAGCGTGCACCGGTTGACGGCCCGCCGCGTGGTGCTGTGCGCCGGCACCTTCGGCACGCCCCAGATCCTTCACCAGTCACTGTCCACAGAGGCCGGTCGACGCGCCTTGGGGCACCTCGATCCGGGCAGCGGCGGGCAACTCGGCAAGGGCGTGTCCTGCAATGGCGACGGCATCGCGGCCATTCACGCCCAGGCCCGTGAGATGGAAGTCGGCAGCCAGGGCACGGATCCCTTGCGGTCGGGATCGGGTCGCGCCACAGTTGGTCCGACCGCGACCGGCATGATCGACCTGCGCACCCGGCGGAGCCTGAGCGACCGGCGAAGCCTGAGGGACCGCTTCATCATCCAGGACGGCGCCGTGCCGTACCCGTTCGCCCGCCTGTTCGAGGAGGCCGTGACGACCTTCTCCGCGGCGCATGCCACCGCCGATTGGAACATGCGGGGCGAAACGGATGCCGCGATCGACGACCCGCTGGCATTGAACTCACACAAGCAGCAACGCACCCAGTTCCTGCTGCTGATGGGCCACGATGACGCAGGCTGGCACATGCAGTTCACCTCTTCGGCCACGCGGGCCGGCGATGGGAGGCACACCGTTGCCCTGACCCGCGTCAGCCTGGCGCCCCGCCAAGAAGAGCCAAGCTTCAAGACCGAACGCTGCCGCCAGAATGATGTCGACAAAGTGGTGAGCGCGTTGGCCCGTGGGCGCTTCGGTGGACGGTATGTACCCAATCCCCTGTGGTCGCCGGCGCCCGCCGACCTGCTGGATGCCACCAAGTCCAGTCAACAGCTGCCGTCAGGCGAGAAGGCTGTGGCGCCGGTGCTCGCCGAGCGTTCGGTCACCGTCCATCCACTGGGCGGGTGCCGCATGGCCGATTCCGCAGAACGTGGCGTCGTCAACTCGATCGGACAAGTCTTCTCCTCCGCGGTCGGCACGGACGTGCACGACAGCCTCGTCGTGCTGGACGGCTCCATCGTGCCGACCTCGCTGGGCATCAACCCCTTGCTGACCATTGCGGCACTGGCCGATCGAGCCTGCGATGCATTGGCGCAGACCTGGGGCCTCACGCAACAGGCCAATCCGCCCGCGAAGCCGCCTCCCCAGTTGCCGCCGCCGGTCGCACCGTTGCCTTGGCGGCGGGTGCCCACCGCGGTTCGTTTCCGTGAATCGATGACCGGTGGACTGCAACTCACGGTGGACCCCGTGCCGGCTTGGACGGACGCCCCCTCCGCAAACGTTCGCCGAGACGTGCGGGCCACCCTCACCGTCAGCGCCGAGGTTGACGACCTGGAGGACTTGCTGCGAGACCCTCGGCACGCAGTCAGCCGTGCCACGGCCGAACTCGATCTGCTGTGGTTCACCGCCTCCTTGCCGACACCGGATGCGCAACGACGTGAGACGGCCCGGGTCAAAGTGGCCATCCCGACGGTGAGCGTGACCTTGCTGGAGCCACTGCCATCAAACCGGGAGGAAAGGGTATGGCGCGCCATGCGGCACTGGCTGCACAGCCGAGGGCGCGCGGAGCTTCACGACTGGATCGTTCAGCAGGGCCTGAGGCGCCGAGCGCTGCGCCTTCTCCTATGGATGCTTAGCCTGGAAAGCCGCAGCGCTCGACAGTCCATACTTTTCGCTGTGGAGAAGCTGCCGCTGCCGCCTTTCCTGGGCCGGTCGCTTCAGAAAACCCTGGTCGGCCTGTTGAAGGTGGCGAGCCACCATGGCGAGGCCCGGGTACTGCGCTATGACCTCGGAACGGTGGCACCGCCGGCAGGCGTGGCGTGGCCATTCTCCGGGCCCGTGCGCATCCTTACGGCCAAGCGGGTGCACTACGGTGATGGTCCTGGCTACCGCCAGCGCCCCAGCACGGGCGCGCTCGATCCGTGGCTGCCCCCGCGCGTGCCTACCCACTTCTGGCGGGCGCTGCACGAGTTGCACGTGCTGGTGATCGCCGAGGGTTCGCAGGGCGAGGCCATCTCGGCCGACGACTGGCCGGTGGATCAGTGGCCGGCGGACATCAGGCGCCAGGACTGGCGTGTGCTCGGTCGCGGCACGTGGACGGTGAACAACCTGCCGCTGCTCACCACCGACATGCCGCAGCTCAGGGACCATGCCACGCTGGCCGATGCATGGGTGGACACCGCGTCGCTGGCGGCCTTCGTCGCGCGCTGCTTCCTCCAATCGTCTTTCTGGCGACTGCGGCTGCCTCACTACCCGACGCCGCTACCCAGCGCGCCCAACCCCCCTGCCCAACGACTACACGCTGGGGGCCGACCAGACGCTGGGTCCGCTGCCAGGGCAGACGCTCGACACGGTCACAGGCCGCTATGTAGAGGCCGACTGGCCCGGCGTGCGAATCACCCGGACGTTCGTGCCCATGGTCAAGGACAGGCCGGTCAAGATCGCGCTGACGCGCTTTGA
- a CDS encoding alpha/beta hydrolase: MVKDRPVKIALTRFEPQAVPASMPRSAVLLIHAFVTSGYMFATPRAPTNAVQALTAAGFDIWVVDLRTSVALPSSHQDWDFDVLGREDVPAAVRHVFEASGNRPIHVVAQCMGSAVFNMAVLGGHLRDSGGKSMVASSVQVQVSMDIVPSYPNHLKSTLLHAMEWALGVEQVDVVADTRTLTARRRGAAVVDRLLWSWPVNDVDAMRMRDNRLNLPRQDEVPGMRRISALYGRILSWDNVGDDVRRHLPELFRHASMRAIRHLMRMERAGRLVNFHGEDVYVHDDKIAAHYDFPVLFVHGPFATTFAQGTTRRSKIRLDRLQPAYPHCRLVLRQRRGTRGITPPRPWGHFDLWVSEDAPQFFDALVQFLRAPTGTPALGTAAPPSKQQRRLPSWLRIGRWQPGQDAQHGLLRLSFAWPFAEHGGAWCQVVAVGVSGAAVHPSVQFEVLKDWTNIDLLYGAGTLEVQLPARLQHWWICVVCRESAAALFPGTNDIEKGTGHAVWWDCLDPTSPTMGPHLAKDQGPHLGVAGAGQHRLPKFGNVGSTFNKILGPRTLPRFFDAEVRTSSSGTRGGLHPDYLRAFQSRHHHPVGSVRLNARAFRQLSRQNDVRLLIGSCRYQASGFEQQHADRVLARIVLQAPDAQNATLLDGLDAALLLGDLVYADATYGLMDTPHRRPAARPIRRPVVRLRRRPRQPGADLAVRGRPRDPRRLVQWTAQRA; the protein is encoded by the coding sequence ATGGTCAAGGACAGGCCGGTCAAGATCGCGCTGACGCGCTTTGAGCCACAGGCAGTGCCTGCGTCGATGCCTCGGTCAGCCGTCCTGCTCATCCATGCCTTCGTCACCTCGGGGTACATGTTCGCTACGCCCAGAGCGCCGACCAACGCCGTGCAGGCGCTGACGGCGGCGGGCTTCGACATTTGGGTCGTCGACCTGCGCACGAGCGTGGCGCTGCCCTCCAGTCACCAGGACTGGGACTTCGATGTGCTGGGCCGGGAGGACGTGCCCGCTGCGGTGCGCCATGTCTTCGAGGCAAGCGGCAATCGCCCCATCCACGTCGTGGCGCAGTGCATGGGGTCGGCCGTCTTCAACATGGCGGTGCTGGGCGGCCATCTGCGCGACAGTGGCGGGAAATCGATGGTGGCCTCTTCGGTGCAGGTACAGGTGTCCATGGACATCGTCCCCAGCTATCCGAACCACCTCAAATCGACACTCCTTCACGCCATGGAATGGGCACTGGGGGTGGAGCAGGTCGACGTGGTGGCCGACACCCGCACCTTGACCGCCCGGCGCCGAGGTGCCGCGGTGGTCGACCGGCTGCTATGGAGCTGGCCGGTCAACGATGTCGACGCCATGCGCATGCGCGACAACCGGCTCAACCTGCCCCGACAGGACGAGGTGCCTGGCATGCGCCGCATCAGCGCCCTCTACGGCCGCATCCTGTCCTGGGACAACGTCGGCGACGATGTCCGGCGTCACTTGCCGGAGCTGTTTCGCCATGCCAGCATGCGGGCGATTCGCCATCTCATGCGAATGGAACGCGCCGGACGGCTGGTCAATTTCCATGGCGAGGACGTCTATGTCCACGACGACAAGATCGCCGCCCACTACGACTTCCCCGTGCTGTTCGTCCATGGTCCGTTCGCCACGACGTTCGCGCAGGGCACCACACGGCGATCGAAGATCCGCCTCGATCGGCTACAGCCGGCGTATCCCCATTGCCGGCTGGTGCTCCGACAGCGCCGCGGGACCCGGGGCATAACGCCGCCACGCCCGTGGGGGCATTTCGACCTGTGGGTGAGCGAGGACGCCCCGCAGTTCTTCGACGCCTTGGTCCAGTTTCTCCGGGCGCCGACGGGAACGCCTGCCCTCGGCACCGCTGCGCCGCCGTCAAAGCAACAAAGGCGACTGCCCTCATGGCTGCGCATCGGCAGGTGGCAGCCCGGTCAAGACGCACAGCACGGGCTCCTGCGCTTGTCGTTCGCCTGGCCGTTCGCGGAACACGGCGGAGCCTGGTGCCAGGTGGTTGCGGTCGGCGTCAGCGGCGCGGCCGTCCACCCGAGCGTCCAGTTCGAAGTGCTGAAGGACTGGACGAACATCGACCTGCTCTACGGAGCGGGCACATTGGAAGTCCAGCTGCCGGCTCGCCTACAACACTGGTGGATCTGCGTCGTCTGCCGGGAATCGGCCGCGGCCTTGTTTCCTGGAACCAACGACATCGAAAAAGGTACTGGACACGCCGTCTGGTGGGACTGCCTCGATCCGACCAGTCCCACTATGGGCCCGCATCTCGCCAAGGACCAGGGGCCGCATTTGGGCGTGGCCGGGGCTGGTCAACACCGCTTACCCAAGTTCGGCAACGTCGGCAGCACCTTCAACAAGATCCTGGGACCGAGAACTCTGCCGAGGTTCTTCGATGCAGAGGTTAGAACCAGCTCTTCCGGCACCCGCGGCGGACTCCATCCCGACTACCTGCGGGCCTTCCAAAGCCGGCACCATCATCCCGTCGGCAGCGTCCGCCTTAACGCGCGGGCATTCCGACAGCTGTCACGGCAGAACGACGTGCGGCTGCTCATCGGTTCCTGCCGTTACCAAGCCAGCGGCTTCGAGCAGCAGCACGCTGACCGGGTGCTGGCGCGCATCGTCCTCCAGGCGCCGGACGCGCAGAACGCCACGTTGTTGGACGGCCTTGATGCCGCCTTGCTGCTGGGCGACTTGGTCTACGCCGATGCCACCTACGGCCTGATGGACACCCCCCACCGCCGCCCGGCTGCGCGCCCAATACGCCGACCTGTGGTGCGGCTCCGCAGGCGCCCTCGCCAGCCGGGTGCCGACCTGGCTGTGCGTGGACGACCACGA